Part of the Halomarina litorea genome is shown below.
CCGAATCCCCCGTCGCTTCCGTCGCCCGCAACGAGACGGAACCGTCGAACAAGAGTTTTGTCGCGCTTCGACCAAGCCCAGTCATGACCGACTACACCGTCGAGTTCGTCGGGACCGGCGAGACCATCACCGTCTCCGACAAGCAGACCATCCTCAGCCGGTGCATCGAGGAGGGAATCGCACAGGAGTACTCCTGTCGCGTCGGGATGTGTCTGGCCTGCTCGGCCGAAATCGTGGAGGGGGAGGTTGAACAGCAGGTGGCCGTCGCCCGCGGCATCACCGAGGAGGAAGCCGAGACGTACGCGCTGACGTGCATGGCCCGCCCCGCCTCCGACCTGAAACTCGACCGCGGGAAGTACCCCCCGAGCATCGAGGAAGACGCCAACGAACCGGCCGCCGCGGACGACTGATTTCTCGATACGGCTCGCACCCCTACGCGTCCGGGTAGCGGTCCGCCCACGGGTTCGCGTCCTCGAACGCCGCCGCGATGCCGAGTCCGGTGCGCTCGTCGAACCGCCGGGTGACGATCTGCAGGCCGACGGGCAGACCGTCGACGAGGCCCGCGGGCACCGTCACGACGGGGTGGCCCGTCAGGTTGAACGGCCACGAGAGCGCCCAGTCCATCGGGAGGCCACCGACCGACTGGCCGTCTATCTCCGTCGGGAGCGGTTCGTCGTGCGTGAGCGGTGGCGTCGCCAGCGCCGGGCAGACCAGCGCG
Proteins encoded:
- a CDS encoding 2Fe-2S iron-sulfur cluster-binding protein, with translation MTDYTVEFVGTGETITVSDKQTILSRCIEEGIAQEYSCRVGMCLACSAEIVEGEVEQQVAVARGITEEEAETYALTCMARPASDLKLDRGKYPPSIEEDANEPAAADD